The sequence below is a genomic window from Curtobacterium sp. MCPF17_002.
AGCGGGCGTGGGACCAGGCGGTCAAGGTCGCCGGTCTCGCCGCCGCGCTCGGCGCCGAGCACCTGGTCACGATCCCGGACCTCTGGCGTTCCGACGCCACCGAAGAGGTGCTGGAGTCCCGGACGCTGACGGACGAGCAGTGGCAGCGCCTCGGCGCGGGCCACGACCAGCTCGGCAAGGCCCTGCTCGAGGAGTACGGCGTCCACCAGCAGTTCCACACGCACGCCGACAGCCACGTCGGCACGTACAAGGAGACCGTGCGCTTCCTCGAGGTCACCAACCCGGAGTACACGAACCTCTGCCTCGACACCGGCCACTTCGCGTACTACGGCGGCGACAACCTGAAGCTCATCGCGCAGCACCCGGAGCGCATCGGCTACCTGCACCTCAAGCAGGTCGACACGGACCTGCTGTTCGACGTCCTGAAGAACGACGTGCCGTTCGCCACCGCCGTGTCGCAGGGCATCATGACCGAACCGCCGCACGGCACGCCGGCACTCGCGCCGATCATCGAGGCCGTGGCCGCGATCAACCCGGACGTCTTCGGCATCGTCGAGCAGGACATGTACGGCTGCTCCGTCGACGCTCCCGGCCCGATCGCCGAGCGCACGTTCCAGCACATCTTCGGTTCCACGTCCGCCGCCCGCGCGTCCTGACGCAGCCAGCGCCGCCAACCCCAGGAGAACACCATGAGCACCACTGACAACCTCCGCGTCGCCGTCGTCGGCGCGGGCGCCATGGGCAGCGACCACATCCGTCGCATCACCTCGACCATCGCCGGCGCCGACGTCGTCGCCATCGTCGACCCCGACACCGCGCGTGCCACAGCCGCGGCCGCGAAGGCACCAGGTGCGATCACCGCTGCCTCGTTCGAGGAAGCGCTCGACGCCACCCCGATCGACGCCGTCATCGTCGCCACCCCGGGCTTCCTGCACGAACCGGTGCTCGTGCCGGCGATCGAGCGCGGGCTCGCCGTGCTCTGCGAGAAGCCCCTCACGACGAGCGCCGCGGACTCGCTCCGCATCGTCGAGCTGGAGCAGGCGAAGTCCGACCGCCCGAAGATCCAGGTCGGGTTCATGCGCCGCTTCGACAAGGGCTACCAGGAGCTCCGCGCACTCCGCGAGTCCGGGTCGAACGGTGCCCTGCTCGCGCTGCACCACGCGCACCGCAACCCGACGACCCCGCCGAACTTCAGCGAGTCGATGCTCATCCACGACTCGGTGATCCACGAGATCGACATCATCCCGTTCATCACGGGCGAGGCGATCACGAGCGTCGAGGTGAAGAAGCCGCGCAAGAACTCGCTCGCGCCGGCCGACCTGCCCGAGCCGCAGTTCGTCCTGTTCACGACCGAGTCCGGCACGATGGCGATCGTCGAGATCAACGTGAACGCCCAGTTCGGCTACCAGGTCACGACCGACGCCGTCTTCGAGTCGGGTGTCGCGTACATCGGACGCGAGACCTCGCTCAACCTGGTGTCGCAGGGGATGTCGGGCCAGGGCGTCACGCCGTCGTTCGTCGAGCGCTTCGGTGCCGCCTACGACGAAGAGGTGCAGCGCTGGGTCGACGCCGCGAAGCACGGCGGGATCGACGGCCCGAGCGCCTGGGACGGTTACACGGCGTCCGTCGTCGCCGAGGTCGCCGTGCGTGCGCAGCAGTCCGGGGCGCTCGAGCAGGTGTCGTACGCGACGGTGAAGCCGGCGTTCTACGACACGACGTCCGACGCGCTCGAGTCGGCCGCTGCGGGAGCCTGATGCCGAAGATCGCCCTCGACCCCACCCCGTACCACCACGACCTGTCGCTGCTGGAGTTCCCGCAGAAGGTCGCGGACCTCGGGTACGAGTACCTGCAGCTCACGCCGCACAGGGACTTCATCCCGTTCTACCGGCACCCGAAGGCCGATGACGAGCTCGTCAACGCGTTCGCCGCCGCGTGCTCGGCGGCGGGCGTGCAGGTCGCGAGCGTCCTGCCCGTGTTGCGTTGGTCCGGCCCCGACCGCGACGCCCGCGAAGCCGCGGTCCGGAAGTGGAAGCGGGTCATCGAGATCACGAAGCGCCTCGGTGTGGACACGATCAACACCGAGTTCTCCGGTCGGCCCGAGCACCCCGAGGAGTCCGAGGACGCCTTCTACCGGTCGATGGAGGAGCTCCTGCCGATCATCGAGGACGCGGGCATCCGGGTGCTCATCGACCCGCACCCCGACGACTTCGTCGAGGACGGGCTCGAGGCGCTCCGGGTCATCCGCGGCCTCAACTCGAAGCAGGTCGGGTTCGTCTACGTCGCCTGCCACACGTTCCACTACGGCGGGAACATGGACGAGATCATCGACGCCGCCGGTGACTCGCTGCAGTTGATCCACGTCGCCGACGCGTACGACCACCACCGGTCGCACGGCCTGCGGTACATCACGAACCCGCCCGGCAACCCGGTGCGCGTGCACCAGCACCTGCCGGTCGGCCAGGCGGACGTGGACTTCGACGCCTTCTGGGCAGCCCTCGACCGCGTCGGCTTCACCAGCCGCGACGACACCGTCGCCGTCTCGAGCGTCTTCGCCGAGGACGAGAACGCCGACGAGGTCTCCCGCTTCCAGCTCGACACGATCAAGAAGGGACTGCACCGATGACGACTGCACCGACCGAAACGGCCCTCGAGGCCCCGGCGTCCACCGACGTCGACACCCGTCCCGTCACCCTGCAGGCCGCCGAACAGACGGTCACCGCGCTGTGGAACGACTCCGCCGACCCGCGCGAGCTGTCCACCGCGATCCACGAGTACGGTGCCGTCGGCGCGACGTGCAACCCGGTCATCGCGTACACCTGCATCCAGCAGGACCCGGAGACGTGGGAGCCGCGGATCCGGCAGATCGCTGCCGAGCACCCGACGGCGGGGGAGTCCTGGATCGGCTGGAAGGCGGTTGAGGAACTCTCGATCGCCGCCGCCGAGCAGCTCCTGCCCGCGTTCGAGGCCTCGGGCGGACGCAACGGCCGCCTGTCGATGCAGACCGACCCCCGCTTCCACCGTGACCAGGACGCCCTCGTCGAGCAGGCCGTGCGGTTCTCGCAGCTCGCGCCGAACATCATCGTGAAGATCCCCGCGACGAAGGTCGGCATCGCCGCCATCGAAGAGGCCGCCTACCGCGGTGTCTCGATCAACGCGACGGTGTCGTTCACGGTGCCGCAGGTCGTCGCCGTGGGTGAGGCGATCGAGCGAGCGCTCGACCGTCGTGCCGCCGACGGACTCCCGGACCAGGAGTTCGGACACGTCGTGACGCTGATGGCCGGCCGGTTCGACGACTGGCTGAAGACCGCCGTCAAGCGTGACCACGTGATGATCGACCCGGGGTACCTCGAGTGGGCCGGCGTCGCCGCGGTGAAGAACGCCTACCGGGTGTTCCGCGAGCGGGGATTCCGGTCGCGGGTGCTCGTCGCCGCGTTCCGGAACGCGCTGCAGTGGTCGGAGTTCCAGGGCGGGGACCTGGTGGTGTCGCCGCCGTTCCAGTGGTCGAAGGACATCAACGACAACGCGTTCCCGTTCCGACCGGACGCGATCGACGACGAGGTCCCGGCGCACGTCATCGACGCGCTCCGAGCCGCGACGCCCGAGTTCGCCCGTGGGTACGACGTCGACGGGATGACGATCGACGAGTTCGACCGCTTCGGGGCGACCGTCACGACGCTGCGTCAGTTCCTCGACGCGGACGCCAAGCTCGACGCGCTGGTGCGCGACATCATCGTGCCTGCGGTTTGAGCCACGGGTCGCGCCCCGCGCGCAGACGCACCGCCCTGGAGGCCCGGTGCCGGTCCACGAGACCGGTGGCGGGCCTCCAGGCGGTGTCGCGCGCGTTTGCCATCCATGTTAGTTTGTCAGGACAAAGTCCGGAACTACAGGAGGCGCCATGCCGCTCGTCCGTATCGACTTCACCGCCGGGCGCAGCCCGGAGGCCGTCCGTGCCATCGCCGACGCGATCCACACCGCCATCGTCGACGTCTACGGCATCCCGGTCCGTGACCGGTTCCAGATCGTCACTGAGCACCCGACGCAGCAGATCATCGCCGAGGACGCCGGCCTCGGGTTCGAACGCACCGAGGGGGTCGTCATGATCCAGGTCTTCACGCAGCGCGGGCGCACCGACGAGGCGAAGACGACCCTCTACGCGGCGATCCACGACGCGCTGGCCGCCATCGGCCTCGCATCGGAGGACGTCTTCATCGGCTACGTCGAGAACGGGCCGCAGGACTGGTCGTTCGGCTTCGGGCGGGCGCAGTACGTGACGGGCGAACTCGGGGTGCCGTCACTCGCGTGACGGATCGCCGTCACTCGCCTGATGCCTACTTGTCGACGAGCGTGACCTCGAACGAGTAGCGGTCGGGGCGGTAGCAGTGCACGCCGTACTCGACCGCGCGGCCCGACGCGTCGTACGCCGTCCGGCTCATCGTGAGCACCGGGTCGCCGTCCTCGATCTCGAGCAGGTTCGCCTCTTCGTCGGTGACCGCACGAGCACCGATCCGCTGCTTCGCGACGCGCATCGTGACACCGCGGCTGCGGAGGAGCTGGTAGAGCCCGTGGTTCCGCAGGTCCTCGTCGGTGATCTCGAGGAACTCCGGCGGCAGGTAGTTCTCGAGGATCGCCATCGGCACGTCCTCGGCGAAGCGGACACGGCGGATGTGCGCGACCATCGTGCCCGGCTCCACGCTGAGCGCCTCGGCGACGACGTCGGACGCCGGCACGTCGTTCCGCTCGAGCAGTGTGGTCGCCGGACCCTGCGACCCCTGGGCGAGGTCGTCGTACAGGCTCGTCAGCTCGACCTTGCGGGTGACCGGACCGTGCACGACCTGCGTGCCGATGCCGCGTCGACGGACCAGCAGTCCCTTGTCGACGAGGTCCTGGATCGCACGACGGATCGTCGGGCGGGACAGGCCGAGCCGCTCACCGAGCGCGATCTCGTTCTCGAGACGGGCACCCGGGGGCATCGCGCCGGAACGGATCGACTCCTCGATGCGCGAGGCGACCTGGAAGTAGAGGGGCATCGGACCCGACCGGTCCAGGTCCATGAACAGGTCGGACGGCAGCTGGCCATCGTTGGTCATCGCGGTCCTTCGGGGGAGTGCGGGTTCGGCAGCGGTGCCGAGGGATTGTCGTGACAATACCACCGGGGGTCACGCGTCCCGGACGAGCCACTCCCGTCAGCGCTCCGCTGCCGCCTGCAGCTTCGCGAGTCCCTTCTCGAAGTCACCGCCGATGAGCTTGTCCATGTCGATGAACACGCCCATCACACGCGATGCGAGGTTCCGTGGGCTCGTCATCGTCCACAGCACCCGGGTCCGACCCTTCTCCTCGGTGAGACGGAACCCGCACGCGCTCGTGGACCTGAAGGGAGCCGTGAAACGGAGATCGATGTCGACCTCCGTCGGGGCGATCCGGGTGACGGTCATGTCGCCCGCGCCCGCCTTGCGGTTGCCCTTCCAGGCGTACGTCGAGCCGACCGATCCCGGTTCGCCGCCGTAGGTGCGCTGCAGCTGGGGATCCTGGCCTTCCCAGGGCGACCAGTCGACCCACCGGTGCAGGTTCGCCAAGTACGGCGTGATCGAGTCCGCCGGTGCTGCGATGACGATCGAGCGCTGGATCGTCGAGGTCTTGTCTGCCATGTGCTGACAGTAGTGCTGCGCCGCCGATCCGGCACCGGTGCTCGTCAGTCGGCGAAGATCATCGGGCGGTTCGACAGTCGCGGCTGCCCGGCCGTCCGAGGCTTCTCGACCCGAGCCCGGACCGGGGCGATCGTCACCCGGGTGGCGGCGCCGAGCGCTTCCACCGTGTCGGCACCGTGGTGACCGGCCGCGTGCACGACGATCGCGGCGCAGGCCTCGGCGTCCGCCGCGGCGTCGTGGTGCTGGAACCCCTCGAACCCGGCGGCCATCGCGGCCATCGGCAGGCGGTACGAGTCGAGCGTGTACGTCTTCCGGGCGACCTGCAGCGAGCACATCGAGTGGTGCTCGGCGATGTCGATGCCCGTGGCCGAGCAGCCGCCGGCGATGACACCCATGTCGAAGCGGGCGTTGTGCGCGACGAGCACGTCACCCTCGGCGAAGGCGACGAGGTCCGGGTACTGCTGCTCCCACGACTTCGCGTGCAGGACGTCCGACGCGACGATCCCGTGGATGCGGGTGTTCCACTCGAGGAAGGCGTCGTGTCCGAGCGGCGGTCGGATGAACCACGAGGCCCGATCGACCACCTTCCCCGCTCGGACCTTGACGAGTCCGACGGAGCAGGCGCTGGCGGGCGAGCTGTTCGCGGTCTCGAAGTCGATCGCGGTGAAGTTCAACGGCACGTTCCCGATCGTCGCACGCGGCGCCGACATCGCCGGAACCCGGGTCGGCGTTGCGCTGCGTCCGGCGCTTGCTGTGCTGTCGCGTCGCTGCGTCGCTGCGTCGCTGCGTCGTTGCGTCAGCGCCGTCGCACCCGGCGGGACCCGTGCTGGCGCCTGGCGGTCAGCCGCCACGTCGCACTCCGCCGTGCCCGCTGTTCGGCCCAGTACGGAGCGAGAACGGTGCCGACGAGCTCGAAGGCGAGTGCCGACGCATCGAGGCGCCAACGCTTCGGCAGGCCCTCGACGTGAGCGGTAAAGGCCGTGTCGAAGTCGGACGTCACCGGCGGGAACGCGATGCTCGTCGGCGGTCGGACGAAGCGGTACCCGTCCTCGTCCGCGTGGTCGATCGACTCGTCCTCGGGGTCGTAGTCGACGAGGACGTCGGCCTCGAGCTCGGCGAGTGCATCGTGCAGGGCCTCGAGCTCGGCCAGCGGGAGCGCCTCGATCGCGGCGATCGTCTCCGCGCTGAAGTACCGACGTTGCCCTCGCGCGTCCGTCCCCATCGAGTGCACACCGCGCCGGTCACGTTCGAACCACATCGACGTCCTCCATCCGTGTCGTCCCGACCACGCTGCCACCTCGGGACACAGCGCGCGCAGGTTAGGCTGTCCTCCCGTGGCACTCACCATCGGAATCGTCGGTCTCCCGAACGTCGGCAAGTCGACCCTGTTCAACGCCCTGACCAAGAACCAGGTCCTCGCGGCGAACTACCCGTTCGCGACGATCGAGCCGAACATCGGCGTGGTGAACCTGCCCGACCCGCGGCTGGACCAGCTGGCGGAGCTCTTCCACTCGGAGAAGACCGTGCCCGCGCCGGTGTCGTTCGTCGACATCGCCGGGATCGTCAAGGGTGCGAGCGAGGGCGAGGGTCTCGGCAACAAGTTCCTCGCGAACATCCGCGAAGCCGACGCCATCGCGCAGGTCGTCCGCGGGTTCACCGACGACGACGTCGTGCACGTGGCGAACAAGGTCTCCCCGAAGGACGACCTCGAGGTCATCAACACCGAGCTGATCCTCGCCGACCTCGAGACCATCGAGAAGGCGCTGCCGCGGTACGAGAAGACCGTGAAGCTCAAGCAGGCCGAGCCGGGTGTGCTCGAAGCCGCGAACGAGGCGAAGGCGGCGCTCGAGAAGGGCGTCCTGCTGTCCGCGACCTCGATCGACCTCGAGCCGATCAAGGAGCTCGGGCTGCTCAGCGCCAAGCCGTTCATCTTCGTGTTCAACGTCGACGAGGCGATCCTGACCGACGACGCCCGCAAGGCCGAACTCGCCGCGCTCGTCGCACCCGCCCAGGCCGTCTTCCTCGACGCCCAGGTCGAGTCCGAGCTCATCGACCTCGATCCCGCCGACGCCGCGGAGCTGCTCGAGTCCACGGGCCAGACCGAGTCCGGCCTCGACCAGCTCGCACGCATCGGCTTCGACACCCTCGGGCTGCAGACGTACCTCACCGCCGGGCCGAAGGAGTCGCGGGCGTGGACGATCGGCAAGGGCTGGAAGGCTCCGCAGGCTGCCGGTGTCATTCACACCGACTTCGAAAAGGGCTTCATCAAGGCCGAGGTCATCTCGTTCGCGGACCTCATCGAAGTCGGATCGATCGCCGAGGCTCGTGCCCACGGCAAGGCCCGCATCGAGGGCAAGGACTACGTCATGCAGGACGGCGACGTGGTGGAGTTCCGCTTCAACAACTGACCGACGGAAGGACGTGTACGGCGAATTGCCGTACACTTCCCACATGTCCACCGTACGGAAGTCTGACCGGCTCGATCTCCGACTGACCCCGGAGCAGAAGCGCGAGATAGAGGAAGCGGCCGCGATCTCCGGGCGCTCCGTCACCGACTTCTCGGTCAGCGTGCTCGTCGAGCACGCTGAGGACACGATCCGTCGAGAGCGTGAGATCGCGATGTCGGCGAAGAGCTTCGATGCCTTTTCAGCGATCCTCGATCGTCCGGCCAGGTCCGTCGCCGGTCTTGCCGACTTGCTCGCACGCCCGAGCGTCTTCGTCGACTGACGCATGACGGCACTCCTGCGCCCGCGGCCGATCACGAAGCACGACGACACCAGCGCGTTCGACTGCGGGAAGCCCTCCCTGACGAGCTGGCTCCAGATCAGAGCGATCCGGAACGAAGCCGGAGGGGCCTCCCGGACGTTCATCTCGGTCGACCAGGAGACGGACCGGGTCGCCGGGTACTACTGCTTGTCGGCGAGTTCGCTCCGCTCGGAAGATGCGCCCGGCGCCCTCCGGCGGAACATGCCCGATCCGATTCCGGTCGTTCTCATCGGACGGTTGGCCGTGGACTCCGAGTTCCAGGGCATGGGACTCGGTGCGAGTCTGCTGCAGGATGCGCTCCTCAAGAGCATCGAGGCTTCACGGTTGGTCGGGGCCCGCGCGGTCATCGTCTACGCGCTCGACGACGAT
It includes:
- a CDS encoding sugar phosphate isomerase/epimerase, with amino-acid sequence MPKIALDPTPYHHDLSLLEFPQKVADLGYEYLQLTPHRDFIPFYRHPKADDELVNAFAAACSAAGVQVASVLPVLRWSGPDRDAREAAVRKWKRVIEITKRLGVDTINTEFSGRPEHPEESEDAFYRSMEELLPIIEDAGIRVLIDPHPDDFVEDGLEALRVIRGLNSKQVGFVYVACHTFHYGGNMDEIIDAAGDSLQLIHVADAYDHHRSHGLRYITNPPGNPVRVHQHLPVGQADVDFDAFWAALDRVGFTSRDDTVAVSSVFAEDENADEVSRFQLDTIKKGLHR
- a CDS encoding tautomerase family protein, with amino-acid sequence MPLVRIDFTAGRSPEAVRAIADAIHTAIVDVYGIPVRDRFQIVTEHPTQQIIAEDAGLGFERTEGVVMIQVFTQRGRTDEAKTTLYAAIHDALAAIGLASEDVFIGYVENGPQDWSFGFGRAQYVTGELGVPSLA
- a CDS encoding Gfo/Idh/MocA family oxidoreductase translates to MSTTDNLRVAVVGAGAMGSDHIRRITSTIAGADVVAIVDPDTARATAAAAKAPGAITAASFEEALDATPIDAVIVATPGFLHEPVLVPAIERGLAVLCEKPLTTSAADSLRIVELEQAKSDRPKIQVGFMRRFDKGYQELRALRESGSNGALLALHHAHRNPTTPPNFSESMLIHDSVIHEIDIIPFITGEAITSVEVKKPRKNSLAPADLPEPQFVLFTTESGTMAIVEINVNAQFGYQVTTDAVFESGVAYIGRETSLNLVSQGMSGQGVTPSFVERFGAAYDEEVQRWVDAAKHGGIDGPSAWDGYTASVVAEVAVRAQQSGALEQVSYATVKPAFYDTTSDALESAAAGA
- the ychF gene encoding redox-regulated ATPase YchF; translation: MALTIGIVGLPNVGKSTLFNALTKNQVLAANYPFATIEPNIGVVNLPDPRLDQLAELFHSEKTVPAPVSFVDIAGIVKGASEGEGLGNKFLANIREADAIAQVVRGFTDDDVVHVANKVSPKDDLEVINTELILADLETIEKALPRYEKTVKLKQAEPGVLEAANEAKAALEKGVLLSATSIDLEPIKELGLLSAKPFIFVFNVDEAILTDDARKAELAALVAPAQAVFLDAQVESELIDLDPADAAELLESTGQTESGLDQLARIGFDTLGLQTYLTAGPKESRAWTIGKGWKAPQAAGVIHTDFEKGFIKAEVISFADLIEVGSIAEARAHGKARIEGKDYVMQDGDVVEFRFNN
- a CDS encoding transaldolase family protein, which gives rise to MTTAPTETALEAPASTDVDTRPVTLQAAEQTVTALWNDSADPRELSTAIHEYGAVGATCNPVIAYTCIQQDPETWEPRIRQIAAEHPTAGESWIGWKAVEELSIAAAEQLLPAFEASGGRNGRLSMQTDPRFHRDQDALVEQAVRFSQLAPNIIVKIPATKVGIAAIEEAAYRGVSINATVSFTVPQVVAVGEAIERALDRRAADGLPDQEFGHVVTLMAGRFDDWLKTAVKRDHVMIDPGYLEWAGVAAVKNAYRVFRERGFRSRVLVAAFRNALQWSEFQGGDLVVSPPFQWSKDINDNAFPFRPDAIDDEVPAHVIDALRAATPEFARGYDVDGMTIDEFDRFGATVTTLRQFLDADAKLDALVRDIIVPAV
- a CDS encoding exonuclease domain-containing protein; the encoded protein is MPLNFTAIDFETANSSPASACSVGLVKVRAGKVVDRASWFIRPPLGHDAFLEWNTRIHGIVASDVLHAKSWEQQYPDLVAFAEGDVLVAHNARFDMGVIAGGCSATGIDIAEHHSMCSLQVARKTYTLDSYRLPMAAMAAGFEGFQHHDAAADAEACAAIVVHAAGHHGADTVEALGAATRVTIAPVRARVEKPRTAGQPRLSNRPMIFAD
- a CDS encoding SRPBCC family protein; translation: MADKTSTIQRSIVIAAPADSITPYLANLHRWVDWSPWEGQDPQLQRTYGGEPGSVGSTYAWKGNRKAGAGDMTVTRIAPTEVDIDLRFTAPFRSTSACGFRLTEEKGRTRVLWTMTSPRNLASRVMGVFIDMDKLIGGDFEKGLAKLQAAAER
- a CDS encoding DUF1778 domain-containing protein, with protein sequence MSTVRKSDRLDLRLTPEQKREIEEAAAISGRSVTDFSVSVLVEHAEDTIRREREIAMSAKSFDAFSAILDRPARSVAGLADLLARPSVFVD
- a CDS encoding sugar phosphate isomerase/epimerase — protein: MTDTATPIGSPSTDAAPASIRIGTAPDSWGVWFPDDPKQVPWQRFLDEAATAGYEWIELGPYGYLPTDPAQLSDELESRGLKLSAGTVFTGFHKGEDQFQRAWDQAVKVAGLAAALGAEHLVTIPDLWRSDATEEVLESRTLTDEQWQRLGAGHDQLGKALLEEYGVHQQFHTHADSHVGTYKETVRFLEVTNPEYTNLCLDTGHFAYYGGDNLKLIAQHPERIGYLHLKQVDTDLLFDVLKNDVPFATAVSQGIMTEPPHGTPALAPIIEAVAAINPDVFGIVEQDMYGCSVDAPGPIAERTFQHIFGSTSAARAS
- a CDS encoding GNAT family N-acetyltransferase, which translates into the protein MTALLRPRPITKHDDTSAFDCGKPSLTSWLQIRAIRNEAGGASRTFISVDQETDRVAGYYCLSASSLRSEDAPGALRRNMPDPIPVVLIGRLAVDSEFQGMGLGASLLQDALLKSIEASRLVGARAVIVYALDDDAVAFYERYGFSRVPETARCMYLLIADAESTIASAAR
- a CDS encoding GntR family transcriptional regulator, yielding MTNDGQLPSDLFMDLDRSGPMPLYFQVASRIEESIRSGAMPPGARLENEIALGERLGLSRPTIRRAIQDLVDKGLLVRRRGIGTQVVHGPVTRKVELTSLYDDLAQGSQGPATTLLERNDVPASDVVAEALSVEPGTMVAHIRRVRFAEDVPMAILENYLPPEFLEITDEDLRNHGLYQLLRSRGVTMRVAKQRIGARAVTDEEANLLEIEDGDPVLTMSRTAYDASGRAVEYGVHCYRPDRYSFEVTLVDK